Proteins from a genomic interval of Rosa chinensis cultivar Old Blush chromosome 2, RchiOBHm-V2, whole genome shotgun sequence:
- the LOC112189249 gene encoding CBL-interacting serine/threonine-protein kinase 24 isoform X2, which translates to MMKKKVTRNVGKYEVGRTIGEGTFAKVKFARNAETGKSVAVKVMAKSTILKHRMVDQIKREISIMKIVRHPNIVRLHEVLAGRTKIYIILEFVTGGELFDKIVHQGRLRENESRKYFQQLIDAVSHCHSKGVYHRDLKPENLLLDSYGNLKVSDFGLSALPQQGVGLLHTTCGTPNYVAPEVLGNQGYDGAAADVWSCGVILFVLMAGYLPFHETNLATLYEKINAAQFSCPFWFSPGANSLIHKILDPNPKTRIRIEGIRKDPWFRKHYAPVEYREDEEVSLDDVRAVFEDIEDQYAEERTDNKDGGPLLMNAFEMITLSQGLNLSALFDRRQDCIKRQTRFVSCKPAKVIISNVEAVAESMGLKVHTRNFKTRLEGISANKAGQFAVVLEIFEVAPSLFMVDVRKAAGETLEYHKFSFCSFTKISVPS; encoded by the exons atgatgaagaagaaggtgaCAAGAAATGTAGGCAAGTATGAGGTTGGGCGAACAATCGGCGAAGGAACCTTCGCCAAGGTTAAGTTCGCCAGGAACGCCGAGACCGGCAAGAGTGTTGCCGTGAAGGTTATGGCCAAAAGCACCATTCTCAAGCACAGAATGGTTGATCAG ATTAAAAGAGAGATATCCATAATGAAGATTGTCAGGCATCCGAATATAGTGAGGTTGCATGAG GTTTTGGCTGGCCGGACAAAGATATATATAATTCTTGAGTTTGTAACCGGAGGAGAATTGTTTGACAAAATT GTTCATCAAGGAAGGCTTCGGGAAAATGAATCAAGGAAATACTTTCAGCAGCTTATAGATGCAGTGTCTCATTGTCACAGTAAGGGTGTATACCACAGAGACCTGAAG CCTGAAAACCTTCTCCTTGATTCTTATGGAAATTTGAAAGTTTCTGATTTTGGACTAAGTGCATTGCCCCAGCAA GGGGTCGGTCTTCTTCACACAACATGTGGAACCCCAAACTATGTCGCCCCTGAG GTGCTGGGCAATCAAGGTTATGATGGTGCAGCTGCTGATGTTTGGTCGTGTGGGGTCATCCTCTTTGTTTTAATGGCTGGATACCTCCCATTTCATGAGACAAACCTTGCTACCTTATATGAAAAG ATTAATGCAGCACAGTTCTCCTGCCCGTTTTGGTTCTCTCCAGGGGCAAATTCATTAATACATAAGATACTTGATCCCAATCCTAAAACT CGTATTCGGATTGAAGGAATCAGAAAGGATCCTTGGTTTAGAAAACATTATGCGCCTGTTGAATATAGGGAAGATGAGGAAGTCAGTTTAGATGATGTTCGTGCAGTCTTTGAGGACATTGAG GATCAATATGCAGAAGAAAGGACAGATAATAAAGACGGCGGTCCTTTATTAATGAATGCATTTGAGATGATTACCCTTTCCCAAGGGCTAAATTTATCTGCTTTGTTCGACAGGAGACAG GATTGTATAAAACGACAAACTCGTTTTGTTTCCTGCAAACCAGCTAAAGTGATAATTTCAAATGTAGAAGCTGTTGCAGAATCAATGGGTCTCAAGGTCCATACACGGAATTTCAAg ACAAGACTTGAAGGTATATCTGCAAATAAGGCTGGGCAATTTGCAGTTGTCCTCGAG ATCTTCGAAGTTGCACCATCCCTTTTTATGGTGGATGTTCGAAAGGCCGCTGGTGAAACTCTTGAATATCACAAG TTCTCTTTTTGCAGTTTTACAAAAATTTCTGTGCCAAGTTAG
- the LOC112189249 gene encoding CBL-interacting serine/threonine-protein kinase 24 isoform X1 — translation MMKKKVTRNVGKYEVGRTIGEGTFAKVKFARNAETGKSVAVKVMAKSTILKHRMVDQIKREISIMKIVRHPNIVRLHEVLAGRTKIYIILEFVTGGELFDKIVHQGRLRENESRKYFQQLIDAVSHCHSKGVYHRDLKPENLLLDSYGNLKVSDFGLSALPQQGVGLLHTTCGTPNYVAPEVLGNQGYDGAAADVWSCGVILFVLMAGYLPFHETNLATLYEKINAAQFSCPFWFSPGANSLIHKILDPNPKTRIRIEGIRKDPWFRKHYAPVEYREDEEVSLDDVRAVFEDIEDQYAEERTDNKDGGPLLMNAFEMITLSQGLNLSALFDRRQDCIKRQTRFVSCKPAKVIISNVEAVAESMGLKVHTRNFKTRLEGISANKAGQFAVVLEIFEVAPSLFMVDVRKAAGETLEYHKFYKNFCAKLDEIIWKPKEGMASSNLLRTRTC, via the exons atgatgaagaagaaggtgaCAAGAAATGTAGGCAAGTATGAGGTTGGGCGAACAATCGGCGAAGGAACCTTCGCCAAGGTTAAGTTCGCCAGGAACGCCGAGACCGGCAAGAGTGTTGCCGTGAAGGTTATGGCCAAAAGCACCATTCTCAAGCACAGAATGGTTGATCAG ATTAAAAGAGAGATATCCATAATGAAGATTGTCAGGCATCCGAATATAGTGAGGTTGCATGAG GTTTTGGCTGGCCGGACAAAGATATATATAATTCTTGAGTTTGTAACCGGAGGAGAATTGTTTGACAAAATT GTTCATCAAGGAAGGCTTCGGGAAAATGAATCAAGGAAATACTTTCAGCAGCTTATAGATGCAGTGTCTCATTGTCACAGTAAGGGTGTATACCACAGAGACCTGAAG CCTGAAAACCTTCTCCTTGATTCTTATGGAAATTTGAAAGTTTCTGATTTTGGACTAAGTGCATTGCCCCAGCAA GGGGTCGGTCTTCTTCACACAACATGTGGAACCCCAAACTATGTCGCCCCTGAG GTGCTGGGCAATCAAGGTTATGATGGTGCAGCTGCTGATGTTTGGTCGTGTGGGGTCATCCTCTTTGTTTTAATGGCTGGATACCTCCCATTTCATGAGACAAACCTTGCTACCTTATATGAAAAG ATTAATGCAGCACAGTTCTCCTGCCCGTTTTGGTTCTCTCCAGGGGCAAATTCATTAATACATAAGATACTTGATCCCAATCCTAAAACT CGTATTCGGATTGAAGGAATCAGAAAGGATCCTTGGTTTAGAAAACATTATGCGCCTGTTGAATATAGGGAAGATGAGGAAGTCAGTTTAGATGATGTTCGTGCAGTCTTTGAGGACATTGAG GATCAATATGCAGAAGAAAGGACAGATAATAAAGACGGCGGTCCTTTATTAATGAATGCATTTGAGATGATTACCCTTTCCCAAGGGCTAAATTTATCTGCTTTGTTCGACAGGAGACAG GATTGTATAAAACGACAAACTCGTTTTGTTTCCTGCAAACCAGCTAAAGTGATAATTTCAAATGTAGAAGCTGTTGCAGAATCAATGGGTCTCAAGGTCCATACACGGAATTTCAAg ACAAGACTTGAAGGTATATCTGCAAATAAGGCTGGGCAATTTGCAGTTGTCCTCGAG ATCTTCGAAGTTGCACCATCCCTTTTTATGGTGGATGTTCGAAAGGCCGCTGGTGAAACTCTTGAATATCACAAG TTTTACAAAAATTTCTGTGCCAAGTTAGATGAGATAATATGGAAACCGAAAGAGGGCATGGCGAGTTCCAATTTACTTAGAACGAGGACTTGCTGA
- the LOC112189250 gene encoding EPIDERMAL PATTERNING FACTOR-like protein 8: MMAASSRIILMMLIFCLTFLSSNSGEPLLPRDQHGDHEQQLKKQMKMALGSSPPRCVNRCMSCRPCTATLVVPPHHHKINNLKTTPDHYDGDETYYLLSWKCRCRNKLFQP, translated from the exons ATGATGGCTGCTTCTTCTAGAATCATTCTGATGATGCTCATCTTCTGTCTTACATTCCTTTCTTCCAATTCAG GTGAGCCATTGTTGCCAAGAGATCAGCATGGTGATCATGAGCAGCAGTTGAAAAAGCAAATGAAGATGGCGTTGGGTTCGAGCCCGCCGCGGTGTGTTAACAGGTGCATGAGTTGCAGACCTTGTACGGCCACTCTTGTGGTTCCTCCACACCACCACAAGATAAACAATCTCAAGACCACACCGGATCATTACGACGGAGATGAGACCTATTATCTTCTCTCATGGAAATGTAGATGCAGGAATAAGTTGTTCCAACCTTGA
- the LOC112186700 gene encoding EIN3-binding F-box protein 1, with protein MPTLVNYSGDDDFYSGGSFYSNPMDLGCLLSLGSNADLYYPSSKRARISSKFDFAGSNFEQEKKASIEVLPEECLFEIFRRLHGGKEKSACASVSKKWLMLLSSIRPSEKEIPKSDDTELTTGDEDQELEADGFLTRSLEGKKATDVRLAAIAVGTSSRGGLGKLSIRGSDSIRGVTNLGLSAVARGCPSLKALSLWNVSSVGDEGLIEIAKGCPLLEKLDLCQCPSIASKGLIAIAENCPNLTALSFESCPKIGNEGLQAIGKSCSKLQSISIRDCILVGDHGVSSLLSSASSVLTKVKLQALNITDFSLAVIGHYGKAVTNLVLTGLQNVSEKGFWVMGNAQALQSLISLTITSCRGTTDVSLEAIGKGCTNLKQMCLRKCCFVSDNGLLAFSKAAGSLESLQLEECNRVTQSGIIAALSNCGAKLRSLTLVKCMGIRDIFVGVPMFSPCTSLRSLSIRNCPGFGSASLAVVGTLCPQLRNIDLSGLYGMTDAGILSLLESLEDGLVKVNLSGCLNLTDEVVVAMARLHRETLEVLNLDGCRKITDASLAAIAANCLFLRELDVTKSGITDSGLAVLSCAEQISLQVLSISGCSKVSNKSLSSLKRLGKTLLGLNLQHCTAISNKSVELLIESLWRCDILA; from the exons ATGCCTACCCTGGTTAATTACAGTG GTGACGATGATTTCTACTCTGGGGGCTCTTTCTACTCAAATCCCATGGATTTGGGTTGCCTGTTGTCACTTGGCTCCAATGCAGATTTGTATTACCCTTCTAGCAAGCGGGCTCGCATCAGTTCCAAATTTGACTTTGCAGGGAGCAATTTTGAGCAAGAGAAGAAAGCTTCCATTGAAGTTCTTCCTGAGGAATGCCTCTTTGAGATCTTCAGGCGCCTACATGGTGGCAAAGAGAAGAGCGCATGTGCCTCTGTCTCCAAGAAGTGGCTTATGCTCCTAAGCAGCATCCGCCCATCTGAGAAGGAGATCCCCAAATCAGATGACACTGAACTGACCACAGGCGATGAAGATCAAGAACTGGAAGCTGATGGTTTCCTTACAAGATCTTTGGAAGGGAAGAAAGCAACAGATGTCAGACTTGCTGCTATTGCTGTTGGAACCAGTAGCCGTGGGGGACTGGGGAAGTTGTCAATTCGAGGTAGCGATTCAATTCGTGGAGTTACCAACCTTGGCCTGTCAGCAGTTGCTCGGGGATGCCCTTCTCTCAAGGCTCTTTCTTTGTGGAATGTCTCTTCTGTTGGTGATGAAGGTTTGATTGAGATAGCTAAAGGCTGCCCTTTGCTGGAGAAGCTTGATCTTTGCCAGTGCCCTTCAATTGCCAGCAAAGGTTTGATTGCAATTGCAGAGAACTGCCCAAATTTGACTGCTTTGAGTTTTGAGTCATGTCCCAAGATTGGAAACGAGGGCTTGCAAGCTATTGGAAAGTCATGCTCCAAGCTGCAGTCCATATCTATCAGGGACTGTATTCTTGTTGGGGATCATGGAGTATCTAGTTTGTTATCGTCAGCGTCTTCTGTTCTGACAAAGGTAAAGCTTCAGGCTTTGAATATCACAGATTTCTCGCTTGCAGTAATTGGGCATTATGGCAAGGCTGTTACCAATTTAGTTCTCACTGGTCTCCAGAATGTCAGTGAGAAAGGCTTTTGGGTCATGGGTAATGCTCAAGCTCTGCAGAGTCTGATCTCATTGACAATCACTTCCTGCCGAGGAACTACAGATGTCAGTCTTGAAGCCATCGGCAAGGGCTGCACAAATTTGAAGCAAATGTGCCTTCGCAAGTGCTGCTTTGTATCCGACAATGGATTGCTTGCTTTTTCCAAAGCCGCAGGATCACTTGAGAGCCTGCAACTGGAGGAGTGTAACAGGGTTACCCAATCAGGGATTATTGCTGCCCTGTCGAACTGTGGAGCAAAGCTGAGGTCTCTTACCCTAGTAAAGTGCATGGGAATCAGGGATATTTTTGTAGGAGTACCTATGTTCTCTCCTTGCACATCTCTTCGATCGTTGTCCATTAGAAACTGCCCTGGTTTTGGTAGTGCTAGCCTGGCTGTGGTGGGAACGCTGTGCCCTCAGCTTCGCAACATAGACCTGAGTGGTCTTTATGGAATGACTGATGCTGGGATTCTCTCACTTCTAGAGAGCTTGGAGGATGGACTTGTCAAAGTGAATCTTAGTGGCTGCTTGAATTTGACAGATGAAGTAGTTGTGGCCATGGCTAGGCTACACAGGGAAACCCTGGAGGTTCTGAATCTCGATGGGTGCAGGAAGATCACTGATGCAAGCTTGGCAGCAATCGCAGCCAACTGCTTGTTTCTTCGTGAGCTAGATGTAACAAAGAGTGGAATCACGGATTCTGGCCTTGCTGTCCTCTCCTGTGCTGAGCAGATCAGTTTACAAGTGCTCTCCATATCTGGTTGTTCTAAAGTATCAAACAAGAGTCTCTCTTCCCTGAAAAGATTGGGCAAGACCCTGTTGGGATTGAATCTCCAACACTGTACTGCAATTAGCAACAAATCAGTTGAGCTGCTTATAGAGAGCTTATGGAGATGCGATATCCTTGCCTAA